A genomic segment from Lignipirellula cremea encodes:
- a CDS encoding efflux RND transporter permease subunit, with translation MSWLIESSLRMRVIVIALAIALIVVGVRTADNIPLDVFPEFAPPVVEIQTEAPGVSTEEVESLITVPIENSLNGIPFLKTVRSKSVLGLSSVRLIFAEGSDLLIARQLVQERLSTIVANLPASALAPRILPPLSSLSRCLKIGLWQERPDVSDIDAQREMTVLARWTLRPRLMATPGVANVAIWGEKDPQLQVVVDPDRLQANNLTLDTVLLTVRDAVMIGAGGFVDTANQRLAIRHLPPVYSPEELGEVVIAFRGGAPLRIRDVAEVMIDHAPPIGDAIINSRPGLLLIVEKQPWANTLDVTRGVEAAMKSMEPALGATHYDTTIFRPATFIERSIANLGQSMLIGCVLVVVVLILFLFDWRSALISATAIPLSLVATAMVLYWRGGTINTMVLAGLVIALGEVVDDAIIDVENIVRRLRINSQSEHPRSAFAVVLSASLEVRSAVVYATLIVIFAFLPVFFLEGLAGSFFRPLAMAYILAILASLLVALTVTPALSLMLLPQAASRRHRDGPLVAILKRMYRGVLPMLLRRPRITLASSLALVGSLGLLLPLLGEELMPRFKETDFLMHWVEKPGIGIDAMNRITIRASEELMEVDGVRNFGSHIGRAEVADEVVGPNFTELWISIDESADYDATVAEVQEIVDGYPGLYRDLLTYLTERIKEVLSGTSASIVVRTYGPNLEQLRATAQEIAGAMKNVKGVTTLKVEPQVLTPQIAVKMRPEAASRFGLTSGALMRAVTTLVNGSRVGEIYEDQKIYGVVVRGENRLHPDVASLSDLMIDTPSGAQVPLRDVADIAVVPAPNVIQREGASRRIDVTCNVAGRDLGSVARDIEKAVLADVHFGEGYHPEFLGEYAEAQASRQRMMLLSVIAVIAILLILYVDFQSWRLVLIMALMLPLSLLGGVVGALAVGGVISLGSLVGFVTVLGIAARNAIMLVSHYRHLEQEEGLPFDLELILRGAEERLAPILMTALTTGLALAPLVLTGNVPGQEIEYPMACVILGGIVTSTFLNLFVLPIEFYLFGQLPPGSRAEKE, from the coding sequence ATGAGTTGGCTCATTGAATCCTCTTTACGCATGCGGGTGATCGTCATCGCGTTGGCGATCGCCCTGATCGTGGTCGGCGTGCGCACCGCCGACAACATTCCGCTCGACGTGTTCCCCGAGTTCGCGCCGCCCGTCGTCGAGATCCAGACGGAAGCGCCCGGCGTATCGACCGAAGAGGTCGAAAGCCTGATCACGGTGCCGATTGAGAACAGCCTCAACGGCATCCCGTTTTTGAAAACGGTCCGCTCCAAGTCGGTGCTGGGACTGTCGTCGGTCCGCCTGATTTTCGCCGAAGGCTCCGACCTGCTGATTGCCCGGCAACTGGTACAGGAACGGCTGTCGACGATCGTCGCCAATCTGCCCGCGAGCGCCCTGGCGCCGCGGATTTTGCCGCCGCTATCGTCGCTCAGTCGCTGCCTGAAGATTGGTCTCTGGCAGGAGCGGCCGGACGTTTCCGATATCGACGCCCAACGGGAAATGACGGTCCTCGCCCGCTGGACGCTGCGTCCGCGATTGATGGCGACCCCGGGCGTGGCGAACGTCGCAATCTGGGGAGAAAAAGACCCGCAGCTGCAGGTGGTGGTCGATCCTGATCGCCTCCAGGCGAACAACCTCACGCTCGACACCGTGCTGCTGACCGTCCGCGATGCGGTGATGATCGGGGCCGGCGGATTTGTCGATACGGCCAACCAGCGGCTGGCGATCCGGCATCTGCCGCCGGTCTATTCGCCGGAGGAGTTGGGCGAGGTGGTGATCGCCTTTCGCGGTGGCGCGCCGCTTCGCATTCGCGATGTAGCGGAAGTGATGATCGACCATGCGCCGCCGATCGGCGACGCCATTATTAACAGCCGCCCTGGGCTGTTGCTGATTGTGGAGAAGCAGCCCTGGGCCAACACGCTGGATGTAACCCGCGGCGTGGAAGCGGCCATGAAGTCGATGGAGCCGGCGCTGGGCGCCACGCATTACGATACGACCATCTTTCGACCAGCCACGTTTATTGAACGGTCGATCGCCAACCTGGGCCAGTCGATGCTGATTGGCTGCGTGCTGGTGGTGGTCGTGCTGATCCTGTTCCTGTTTGACTGGCGGTCCGCCCTGATCAGTGCGACGGCCATTCCACTGTCGCTGGTCGCCACGGCGATGGTGCTCTACTGGCGCGGCGGCACGATCAACACCATGGTGCTGGCCGGGCTGGTGATCGCCCTGGGCGAAGTCGTTGACGACGCCATTATCGATGTGGAGAACATCGTCAGGCGGCTGCGCATCAACAGCCAGTCAGAGCATCCCCGCAGCGCGTTCGCCGTAGTGCTGTCGGCATCGCTGGAGGTTCGCAGCGCGGTCGTTTACGCCACGCTGATTGTGATCTTTGCGTTCCTGCCGGTCTTCTTCCTGGAAGGACTCGCCGGCTCCTTTTTCCGGCCGCTGGCAATGGCGTACATCCTGGCGATTCTGGCCTCGCTGCTGGTCGCGCTGACGGTCACGCCCGCTCTCAGCCTGATGCTCTTGCCGCAGGCCGCATCGCGTCGCCATCGCGATGGGCCGCTGGTCGCCATTCTGAAACGCATGTACCGCGGCGTCCTGCCAATGCTGCTTCGCCGCCCGCGCATCACGCTGGCTAGCAGCCTGGCGCTGGTTGGCAGCCTGGGGCTGCTTCTGCCGCTGCTGGGCGAAGAGCTGATGCCTCGCTTCAAGGAGACCGACTTCCTGATGCACTGGGTCGAGAAACCGGGTATCGGCATCGACGCCATGAACCGGATCACGATCCGCGCCAGTGAAGAGCTGATGGAAGTCGACGGCGTGCGAAACTTCGGTTCGCACATCGGCCGCGCCGAAGTCGCCGACGAAGTGGTCGGCCCCAACTTTACCGAACTGTGGATCAGCATCGACGAGTCGGCCGATTACGACGCCACGGTCGCCGAAGTGCAAGAGATCGTCGACGGCTACCCGGGCCTGTACCGCGACCTGTTGACCTACCTGACCGAACGGATCAAGGAGGTGCTCAGCGGGACGAGCGCCTCGATCGTGGTTCGCACCTATGGCCCCAACCTGGAGCAGCTCCGGGCGACCGCCCAGGAGATCGCCGGCGCCATGAAAAACGTCAAGGGCGTCACCACGCTGAAGGTCGAACCGCAAGTGCTGACGCCGCAGATCGCCGTGAAAATGCGGCCCGAGGCCGCCTCCCGGTTCGGCCTGACATCTGGCGCCCTGATGCGAGCCGTGACCACACTGGTCAATGGCTCGCGTGTGGGCGAGATTTACGAAGACCAGAAGATTTACGGCGTGGTTGTGCGCGGCGAGAATCGACTGCATCCCGACGTAGCTTCGCTGTCGGATCTGATGATCGACACCCCTTCCGGCGCCCAGGTTCCGCTGCGGGATGTGGCCGACATCGCCGTGGTTCCCGCACCGAATGTGATCCAGCGGGAAGGGGCCTCTCGCCGGATCGACGTCACTTGTAATGTGGCCGGTCGCGATCTGGGAAGCGTCGCCCGGGATATTGAAAAAGCGGTGCTGGCCGACGTCCACTTTGGCGAAGGCTACCATCCCGAGTTCCTCGGCGAGTACGCGGAAGCGCAAGCCTCGCGGCAGCGAATGATGCTGCTGTCGGTGATCGCCGTGATCGCCATTCTGCTGATCCTGTATGTCGATTTCCAGTCCTGGCGCCTGGTGCTGATCATGGCGCTGATGTTGCCGCTGTCGCTACTGGGCGGGGTGGTCGGCGCGCTGGCGGTGGGCGGCGTGATCTCGCTGGGCTCGCTGGTCGGCTTCGTGACCGTGCTGGGCATCGCCGCCCGGAACGCCATTATGCTGGTCAGCCATTACCGGCACCTGGAGCAGGAAGAAGGACTGCCGTTCGACCTGGAACTGATCCTGCGCGGGGCCGAAGAACGCCTGGCCCCCATTCTGATGACGGCCCTGACGACCGGCCTGGCGCTTGCGCCTTTAGTGCTGACCGGCAACGTGCCTGGTCAAGAGATCGAATACCCCATGGCCTGCGTGATCCTGGGCGGCATCGTCACGTCCACATTCCTCAACCTGTTCGTCCTGCCGATCGAGTTCTACCTGTTCGGCCAGCTCCCTCCGGGATCGCGGGCGGAGAAGGAATAA
- a CDS encoding mechanosensitive ion channel domain-containing protein, whose protein sequence is MRNGLPLFSGLALLLVAAWLQAQPPVLNSAQGEVVASPAVVEPVAPPLADAETEAAAEETAAAVEAAAAAAETEAAQSKREEVSEELRVAQRTLETAKETAAETAKETSDEEVVAAPEPLQREVELLKQLEVVVAQQGVAKKEHQDLKMRLEDLTAQVEAVRVQGPPEQPPYSFLMLDHSRDELAARQARTETVESVADGADAEITRAKQTLETRQQAYRLAREAAEANTDEEKKTELANELKFAELEVRIATESLAQAKQEQANQELAQKLHTAQVDLLQAKVVWFSKASVFSDRDLQEQMIEIDKHEEDLRNELRRAESNLKYAESEWTRARSQLDSATEKSVELVQQVEAKQLARQRFHTMVSLLNVRLQRRGVNRELWQRRFHVIRRTAKTEELITWSEEARARLDQLEREKRIDQMRIDELRQDMAGRDKLLQSADIDKARRWIEDQRDTLGRIIQVYDANIVSIESSRRLTEKLISEIEGDVNTWTLADWSENFYFYAEKIWNTELTTVDDHPLTVGKVLVGMFLILCGFALARLLSRSLGKRLQHRRFRMNESGVAALQSLSFYVLLVGFTLTALKFVNVPLTMFAFLGGAIAIGVGFGSQNILNNFISGLILLAERPIKVGDLIQIDDLYGNVEQIGARSTRIRTGRNMEIIVPNSTFLESNVVNLTRGDDKLRTQVNIGIAYGSSTREATRLLKHAATEHGRVLKQPEPFVWFAEFGDNALNFELHFWVKVRSVTEQKRIESDLRFQIDHLFREAEISIAFPQRDIHLDTTRPIAVQFVPAENEEPGRDQSENEAA, encoded by the coding sequence ATGCGAAACGGGCTTCCCTTATTCTCAGGCCTCGCCTTGTTGCTGGTCGCCGCCTGGCTGCAGGCGCAACCGCCCGTGTTGAATTCCGCGCAAGGCGAAGTGGTCGCGTCTCCCGCGGTCGTCGAGCCCGTCGCACCCCCGCTGGCCGACGCGGAAACAGAAGCCGCTGCGGAGGAGACCGCCGCAGCAGTCGAGGCAGCCGCCGCGGCCGCGGAAACCGAAGCGGCCCAGTCCAAACGCGAGGAAGTTTCCGAAGAACTGCGTGTCGCGCAGCGCACGCTGGAAACGGCGAAAGAGACGGCCGCGGAAACCGCCAAAGAAACTTCCGATGAAGAGGTCGTCGCGGCGCCGGAACCCTTGCAGCGCGAAGTCGAGCTGCTGAAACAGCTCGAAGTCGTCGTCGCCCAGCAGGGGGTCGCCAAAAAGGAACATCAGGATCTGAAGATGCGGCTGGAAGACCTGACCGCGCAGGTGGAAGCGGTTCGAGTCCAGGGGCCGCCGGAACAGCCGCCGTACTCTTTCCTGATGCTTGACCACTCGCGCGATGAGCTGGCCGCCCGCCAGGCGCGGACCGAAACAGTCGAGTCCGTCGCCGACGGAGCCGACGCAGAGATCACCCGGGCGAAGCAGACGCTGGAAACCCGGCAGCAGGCGTATCGACTCGCACGGGAAGCGGCCGAGGCGAACACCGACGAAGAGAAGAAAACCGAGCTTGCCAACGAGTTAAAGTTTGCCGAGCTCGAAGTCCGCATCGCCACGGAAAGTCTGGCCCAGGCCAAACAGGAACAGGCCAACCAGGAGCTGGCCCAGAAGCTGCACACAGCGCAGGTCGACTTGCTGCAGGCGAAGGTCGTCTGGTTTTCCAAAGCCAGCGTGTTCTCGGATCGCGATCTGCAGGAGCAGATGATCGAGATCGACAAACACGAAGAAGACTTGCGCAACGAACTTCGCCGGGCGGAGTCCAACCTGAAGTACGCGGAAAGTGAATGGACGCGGGCCCGCAGCCAGCTGGATTCGGCTACCGAAAAAAGTGTCGAACTGGTGCAGCAGGTCGAAGCCAAACAGCTGGCCCGACAGCGGTTCCATACGATGGTTTCGTTGCTGAACGTGCGACTGCAACGCCGGGGCGTCAACCGCGAACTGTGGCAGCGGCGGTTCCACGTGATTCGCCGGACCGCCAAAACCGAAGAGCTCATTACCTGGAGCGAAGAGGCCCGCGCCCGACTGGACCAGCTCGAACGGGAGAAGCGAATAGATCAAATGCGGATCGACGAGTTGCGGCAGGATATGGCTGGCCGCGACAAGCTGCTGCAGTCGGCCGACATCGACAAGGCCCGCCGCTGGATCGAAGATCAGCGCGATACCCTGGGCCGCATTATCCAGGTGTACGACGCCAACATTGTCAGCATCGAATCCAGCCGTCGCCTGACGGAGAAACTCATCTCCGAGATCGAAGGCGACGTCAACACCTGGACGTTAGCCGACTGGTCTGAGAACTTTTACTTTTACGCCGAGAAAATCTGGAACACGGAACTCACCACCGTCGACGATCATCCGTTGACGGTCGGCAAGGTGCTGGTCGGCATGTTCCTGATTCTGTGCGGTTTCGCCCTGGCCCGTCTGCTCAGCCGCTCGCTGGGGAAACGGCTGCAGCATCGGCGTTTCCGCATGAACGAATCGGGCGTGGCGGCCCTGCAGTCGCTGTCGTTTTATGTGCTGCTGGTCGGCTTCACGCTGACTGCTTTGAAGTTTGTCAACGTGCCGCTGACCATGTTCGCCTTCCTCGGCGGCGCCATCGCCATCGGCGTCGGTTTTGGCAGCCAGAACATTCTCAACAACTTCATCAGCGGTTTGATCCTGCTGGCCGAACGCCCCATCAAGGTGGGCGACCTGATCCAGATTGACGACCTGTACGGCAATGTTGAACAGATCGGCGCCCGCAGCACGCGGATCCGGACCGGGCGGAATATGGAGATCATCGTTCCCAACAGCACGTTCCTGGAAAGCAATGTGGTGAACCTGACCCGCGGCGACGACAAGCTGCGCACGCAGGTGAATATCGGCATCGCTTATGGTTCGTCGACCCGGGAAGCGACCCGCCTGCTGAAGCATGCGGCCACCGAGCACGGGCGCGTGCTGAAACAGCCGGAGCCGTTTGTCTGGTTTGCCGAGTTCGGCGACAACGCGTTGAACTTTGAGCTGCATTTCTGGGTCAAAGTGCGATCCGTCACGGAGCAGAAGCGGATCGAAAGCGACCTCCGTTTTCAGATCGATCATTTGTTCCGCGAAGCCGAGATCAGCATCGCCTTCCCGCAACGCGACATCCATCTGGACACGACCCGCCCGATCGCCGTGCAGTTCGTCCCCGCCGAGAACGAAGAACCCGGCCGGGACCAGTCGGAAAATGAAGCGGCGTAG
- a CDS encoding class I SAM-dependent methyltransferase, with the protein MSDSVTEPAAEQPNPSRIFDTLNAHQQSAALRGAIELGFFTQIAQGHTTAADLAHACGGDPRATRIVCDYLVIHGFLAKDGDQYALTPESAAFLDEQSPRYMGSMAKFINSKELLDSFRDVAELVRRGRTLLAGSGTVETEFEGWVEFARSMAPMMTPAAQLIGALAAQRSPGPIRVLDIAAGHGLFGVEVARQNPQASVTALDWGKVLAVAEQNAARAGVSDRYALLPGDALSIDYGVGFDLVLATNFFHHFDRDTCVSLMRKMAGCLNAGGYVVTLEFVPNEDRVSPPASAAFAMTMLASTPAGDAYTFAEYEAMWSEAGLTQSELHQAPPTPQQLIISQA; encoded by the coding sequence ATGTCAGATTCTGTCACTGAGCCGGCTGCAGAGCAGCCGAACCCGTCCCGCATTTTTGATACGCTTAACGCCCATCAGCAGAGCGCCGCCTTGCGGGGTGCGATCGAGCTGGGATTCTTTACGCAGATCGCCCAAGGCCATACGACGGCGGCCGATCTGGCCCATGCATGCGGCGGCGATCCACGGGCGACACGCATTGTGTGCGACTACCTGGTCATTCACGGGTTCCTGGCCAAGGACGGGGACCAATACGCGTTGACGCCGGAGTCGGCAGCCTTTCTCGATGAGCAGTCTCCGCGGTATATGGGTTCGATGGCGAAGTTCATCAATTCGAAAGAGCTGCTGGACTCTTTCCGCGATGTGGCCGAACTGGTCCGCCGCGGACGTACGCTGCTGGCGGGCAGCGGCACGGTGGAAACCGAATTTGAAGGCTGGGTGGAGTTCGCCCGCAGCATGGCTCCCATGATGACGCCGGCCGCCCAGTTGATCGGCGCCCTGGCGGCCCAGCGCAGCCCGGGCCCGATCCGCGTGCTGGATATCGCCGCCGGGCATGGGCTCTTCGGCGTCGAAGTCGCCCGGCAGAACCCGCAGGCGTCGGTCACGGCGCTGGACTGGGGCAAGGTGCTGGCGGTGGCGGAACAGAACGCCGCCCGGGCGGGCGTCTCGGACCGTTACGCCTTGTTGCCGGGGGACGCCTTGTCGATTGACTACGGCGTCGGTTTTGACCTGGTGCTGGCGACGAACTTTTTCCATCACTTTGATCGTGACACGTGTGTGTCACTCATGCGGAAGATGGCCGGCTGTTTGAATGCCGGGGGCTATGTCGTCACGCTGGAATTTGTGCCGAACGAAGACCGCGTATCGCCGCCGGCTTCGGCCGCCTTTGCGATGACCATGCTGGCTTCCACGCCTGCGGGCGACGCGTATACGTTCGCCGAATACGAGGCGATGTGGAGCGAGGCCGGCCTGACGCAGAGCGAGCTGCACCAGGCTCCCCCCACGCCGCAACAGCTGATCATCAGCCAGGCGTAA
- a CDS encoding sulfatase family protein, protein MLKTFQFRCILAALLAATLLSSTAQAADRLNFLFITLDDMNRDSVGAYGAKVPETTPSIDRLAAEGLRFEQGHVTIAICQPTRAVWMTGRYPHNNGALGFNPIKRGIPTLPETLKENGYLTGILGKTEHVVPSRKQAFDYHRDRGEMNNGRSADLYAQFTEEFLQQAKDAQKPFFLMVNTHDPHRPFDNRRPADKRGGGYPAPSRIYQPEEILVPGFLPDLPEIREEIAQYYSSVRRADDVVGRVLAELDKAGYREHTLVMLKSDHGIPVPFAKTNVWRHSTITPWIVRWPGVIEPGSRDTEHLIAGVDLAPTVLDALGIEPMEGVDGRSFLPVLQGKKQADRDVVFTHINTIASGKSYPMRSIQGPRYGFIWNGWSDGKTTFRNESMSGLTWKTMVKASATDPALAERVRHYSFREPFEFYDYQQDPDALHNLIDDPAQQAMIDQYRQEMVRQMTETNDPQLPNLQAAMGK, encoded by the coding sequence ATGTTAAAGACCTTTCAATTCCGATGTATCCTGGCGGCGCTGCTGGCGGCGACCTTGCTGTCCTCGACGGCCCAGGCGGCGGACCGGCTTAACTTTCTATTCATTACGCTTGACGACATGAACCGCGATTCGGTCGGCGCGTATGGGGCGAAGGTCCCGGAAACGACGCCCTCGATCGACCGCCTGGCGGCTGAGGGCCTGCGGTTTGAACAGGGCCACGTCACCATCGCCATCTGTCAGCCCACCCGGGCCGTCTGGATGACGGGCCGCTATCCGCACAACAACGGGGCCCTCGGTTTCAACCCGATCAAACGCGGCATTCCCACCCTGCCGGAAACCCTCAAAGAGAACGGCTATCTAACCGGCATCCTGGGCAAGACCGAGCATGTGGTCCCTTCGCGCAAGCAGGCGTTTGATTACCATCGCGACCGCGGCGAAATGAATAACGGCCGCAGCGCCGATCTGTACGCGCAGTTTACCGAAGAGTTTCTCCAGCAGGCGAAGGACGCCCAGAAGCCGTTCTTCCTGATGGTCAACACGCATGACCCGCACCGGCCGTTTGACAACCGCCGGCCGGCCGACAAACGGGGCGGCGGCTATCCGGCGCCTTCGCGCATCTATCAGCCGGAAGAGATCCTTGTGCCTGGCTTCCTGCCCGACCTGCCGGAGATTCGCGAAGAGATCGCCCAGTACTACAGCTCCGTCCGCCGGGCCGACGATGTGGTCGGTCGCGTGCTGGCCGAACTCGACAAAGCCGGCTATCGCGAGCACACCCTGGTGATGCTCAAATCGGATCACGGCATCCCCGTGCCGTTCGCCAAAACCAACGTCTGGCGGCACTCCACCATTACCCCCTGGATCGTCCGCTGGCCGGGCGTGATCGAGCCGGGCTCACGCGATACGGAGCATCTGATCGCCGGGGTCGACCTGGCGCCGACGGTGCTGGACGCACTGGGAATCGAGCCGATGGAAGGCGTCGACGGCCGCTCATTCCTGCCGGTGCTGCAGGGAAAAAAGCAGGCTGACCGCGACGTGGTCTTCACGCACATCAATACGATCGCTTCCGGAAAATCGTATCCCATGCGGTCGATCCAGGGCCCGCGTTACGGCTTCATCTGGAACGGCTGGTCCGACGGCAAAACGACCTTTCGCAACGAATCCATGAGCGGCCTGACCTGGAAGACGATGGTCAAAGCGAGCGCGACCGACCCGGCCCTGGCCGAGCGAGTCCGGCATTACAGCTTCCGCGAGCCGTTTGAATTTTACGACTACCAGCAAGATCCCGACGCCCTGCACAACCTGATCGACGACCCGGCCCAGCAAGCCATGATCGACCAATATCGCCAGGAAATGGTCCGGCAAATGACCGAAACCAACGACCCCCAGCTGCCCAATCTGCAGGCCGCCATGGGCAAGTAA